A genome region from Manis javanica isolate MJ-LG chromosome 3, MJ_LKY, whole genome shotgun sequence includes the following:
- the RPL22L1 gene encoding ribosomal protein eL22-like, whose product MSPHKDKKPKRSTWKFNLDLTHPVEDGIFDSGNFEQFLREKVKVNGKTGNLGNVVHIERFKNKITVVSEKQFSKRYLKYLTKKYLKKNNLRDWLRVVASDKETYELRYFQISQDEDGSESED is encoded by the exons ATGTCGCCG CACAAAGACAAAAAGCCTAAGAGGTCAACCTGGAAGTTTAATTTGGACCTTACTCATCCAGTAGAAGATGGGATTTTTGATTCTGGAAATTTT gAACAGTTTCTACGAGAGAAGGTTAAAGTCAATGGAAAAACTGGAAATCTTGGGAATGTTGTTCATATTGAACGCTTCAAGAATAAAATCACAGTTGTTTCTGAGAAACAGTTCTCTAAAAG gtatttgaAATACCTTACCAAGAAATACCTTAAGAAGAATAATCTTCGTGATTGGCTTCGTGTGGTTGCATCTGACAAGGAGACTTATGAACTTCGTTATTTCCAGATCAGTCAAGATGAAGATGGCTCTGAATCTGAAGACTAG